A single genomic interval of Aedes aegypti strain LVP_AGWG chromosome 1, AaegL5.0 Primary Assembly, whole genome shotgun sequence harbors:
- the LOC110674331 gene encoding uncharacterized protein LOC110674331 has product MRRLKRPVEMLVANGEKLTAEYCGDVVLYAAVGNKKKKCEAKNVLYLPGLNCNLLSVNRIARSGLEVRFHGDVAEVIADGNVVTVGQHKGKQYKLNVLCKRE; this is encoded by the coding sequence ATGCGACGTTTGAAACGCCCCGTTGAAATGTTGGTGGCAAATGGAGAAAAGCTGACGGCAGAATATTGTGGCGATGTTGTACTGTATGCAGCAGTTGgaaacaagaagaagaaatgtGAAGCCAAGAATGTGTTGTACCTCCCCGGTTTGAACTGTAATCTGCTGTCTGTTAACCGAATTGCGAGATCGGGATTAGAGGTCCGGTTCCATGGTGACGTGGCGGAAGTGATAGCTGATGGAAATGTAGTGACTGTAGGTCAGCACAAGGGCAAGCAGTATAAACTTAATGTTTTGTGCAAACGTGAATGA